In the genome of Eublepharis macularius isolate TG4126 chromosome 10, MPM_Emac_v1.0, whole genome shotgun sequence, the window acagctctctcagagcgctctcagccccacccacctcacagggcgtgttgttgtggggataataatggcatactttgtaaaccgctctgagtgggcattaagttgtcctgaagggcgggatataaaccgaatgtcgttgtcgttgttgttTACTTGGATCTGCGGGATCAACTAGGCTTTACTCCCAAGGCGAGCTGTTCTGCCGGAAGATGCCCAGGCTGCGCGGCCCAGaggctgcaggggggggggcgggcggggggggctcAGCCGCTTGAGCCGCGCAGCCCTCTTCCGGGCCGGGGCTcgtgtgtggccgaggccggcgccGCCTTGCTCGCCTCGAGCGGGAGCGCCTCTCCCCACGTTGGCGGCAACGGCAGTTCCTGTCTCGGCAACGCGCCACAGCCGCGACTCAACCCGCCGCTTCTAGGCAAAGGGGCCatctgaggtggggggggggttgaaaatgctgcttcccccccccacacacacacacacactgctgcgtGTCTCTTACAGCGGACTCAAAACCAACGAAACTCAAACATGCAGTTCAACTTCAAAGACAAACaaaccaaaagcagcccccccccccgcagggctCCTCCTGCCCCAGGAATCTATGCGGACCAACGAGGGGCTGGGGGCGAGCCTTTCATTGTGTGTTGGTTTTCCCATAGCAAATTCTGGACAAGCGTAGCCAGAAAAGGGATCTTCGTCAGTCCAGGAGAAGGAAACTCCTCTGCCAGGCCAGCTCCCGCGTTCCTACAACCCTCCGGACTGGCCGGGGATCAGAGCCCTCTGCCTGCACTCCGCACAGCAGAGCGGCAAAGGGATCACAATCACAGAACTCGGCAAGCACCCGCGACCCCAGCCCCCGCGACCTGCTCCAGGGCTCCGGCTGAACCGCCGAgggatgcctgcctgcccgcagCTGATGCGAGTCCGGGAGCCACCGGGTGGGCCAGAAACacacccaccccagccccctgcccGGCCTGGGCTTGCTTTTCAGGCAGGAAGTCTGGCATGCCGGGGTTGCAGGCAGAGCTCCTGCTGACAGACTCGAAGGGGCGGACGCAGCCTGGCCGGGCCGCTTTCTGCCCGGCCTCTGCGCCCGAGCGCCTGGAGGGCGCCACTGGGGAGAAGAGAAAGTCCCACGGCCTTGCCTGCCCGCCGGCCCTCCAGGGCTCCGAGCCGGGGACTGCGGACCAGGGGCAGGGCGGCTGCCGGGAGGGCTCCCCCTGTTCCCCGACGGCCGACCCGGGAGACACGCAGCCACCAGGAGCAGCGGCCAGGATCCACTCCCGCTGCCCTCCGTCTTCTCCAGCCGCTCCAGTCTCCCAGCCAGCCCTGCCACGCCGCCCCTCGGAGGGCGCCCCGAAACCCGAGGGCGCCCCCGAGGCAGGCCAGGCAGGGCCAGGCCGGCGCAGGCCCCCGGcccccctgcctccctccctggccCACCTGCCCGCCCGCGGCTCACCTGAGTCTCGGAGAGGCTGAGGCTGCCGGCCAGCTGCTTGCGCTCGGCGCCCACCACGTAGTGATTCTTCTCGAAGGCCCGCTCGAGTCTCAGGAGCTGCGAGGGCGAGAAGGCCGTCCGGATGCGCTTGGGCTTCCTGGCGAAGGGCCCGTGCAGCAGCAGGCTCTCCTGGGGCACCTCGCCACCTGCGGACAGGGAGCCAGAGGACGCCGTCAGGCCGCACCCgctggcccggcccggcccacCCTCGCCCCGCCGGTTGCATCCCcgcaggcagaggcagaggcagagctaCTTCGGCGCAGCCCGAGTTCGGGGAGGCTTCTGAGGCAAGCCAGAGTCCCCCCACAACCTCGCCGACGGCTCTGGGCTCCCAGACCCAAATCCCGCTTGCTGAGGGCCCAGGGGCAGCCCCGCGCCTTCTGCCCGGGTCCCCGGTCCAGCGCAGGCCTCCCGCGCGGGGTGTGGAAAGGTCACTCGGGAGCATCTGGAGGGCCGAGAGAGCTGCCCAGTGCCGAGCAGGCTCGGAAAGGACGGAAGCTCTCCACTGCACGGCCGCGCTGGAGGCGCCGGGGCTCCCGGGGGCTGGCATCTGGCCCTGGCCTGTtcccagcagagcagagcagagctgagCTGGCGCCCGGACCAGCTTCAAGGGCCCCGCGGATCTGCGCCGAGGGACTTGGCCGCAAGGCCCCCGAGGGACGTGGCCGCCTGGTCTTCTGGCGCCCAGGGAAGTCCCCTTCTGGGCCAGAATCTCGGCCGGGACCCTTCCCCTCGCCGGCCTTCGCGGGCCTGAGTTGCCGGCGCTCCAGGCGCTTGTGGCTTGGCCTTTCTCGGTCCTGCGCTGGGGCATAACTGCGTTATTCGCGGGAGAAAGGCCAGGCGGGAGGCCGACTGGAAGCTGGTTATTGGACGGGACGGACCGCGAAGCCCGCCGCCGGCTCCCTCGGCCGGTTAAGGGCCTTTCCTTTAGCCACGGCAGGAAAAACTAACCCTCCCGCGCAGGAATGGTGTGAAGAGGCGGTAGAAGGGGCTGAGGAAGGCGGCTGCAGCCTTTGGGGGCTGAGGAGGAAGCGCCCCGCTGCCCCGCGGGGTCCCGATGCGGCTGCCGGTCACGCCCGGCCCGGGGTGCGGAGGAGACACCAGGGCTGGGGCCGACGTGGCTCCTGGCCAGTCCGGCGCCTGGAAGGCTGGCCCTGGGCACCAGATCTGGCCTGGCGGGCTGCGCCTCTCATTGGGGTGCTGGAGAAACAGGACGGGGGGGCGGGATGGCTGGGCGAGGGCATCATCTTTGGCTTGGTGTAAAAGCGGGGCGGGGGCCGCTCAGCCCAAATAACGCGTTTTAAAGTGCAACGGATTTCTCTGCCTCCGGCGCACCTTTGCGCTCCCTTCTGCATTTTCATCGACGTAAAATAAATGTGAAATTTACCACGCAACTAATAACTCGAAAAGACTGAGAACACCCCTTTTTTCCTGCGGAAAACGTTGGGGCTTAACATTACACCAGGGACTGGGGTCGGACCTTTGGCAGGCTGCTGCTCTCTACGGGAGGGGAAACCGGGAACTCCCTGTCTGCGGAACCGCTTCCCCGTTGCCTGGGGCTGGCCCCGGGCACCTTCCCTGGGAGAGACACCTCCACCGGGGCTGCTGACTGTTGGCGTCCAGCGGTCATCCGCCGAGAAGGATGGGCGCCGACTCTGGGCTGGGGCTGTGGGGTTCGTTTTCGGGGTGTTTGCGGCTCGCAGGACAGTCCGTCCCTCTCAGAGATCGGCGGAATGCCCGATGCACCCCAGAATGCTGCCCGCAGACCGTGCAGTTCCGGCGTAGAACAGCCCGGCGGCTGGTCGGCAGGTGGCCCGAGATAGTATTTCTCGGCAAAACAGCCGGGGACGTTCCCTTAAGCCTGCCAGGGAGGAGACGGTCCCTTTGCGTCGCCCTCGGTCCCAAACGCCCTTCCCGGGGATGCCGCCACAGTCTCCCGTTTTCGGCAGAGCTCCAGGAGTGTCGCTCGGCTTCCTTTGAGAGGCGGGCTTGAGAACCCGCGGAGACCCCGGCCCAGActcggggggctcttcccccgAGAAGCACGTTTGCGCGGAGAGGCTTGAAGGGGGCCCCGCCAGAGGATCCCCGGGCCAAACTCGCCCTCTGAGCCAGATTCTCGGGAGATTCGTCCAGCCTGCCGGAGCTTCTCCTGCGCAGAAGGCGGCGGCTGCCCCCTCAGTTGGGCAAAGCGGAAGAGGCGCGTCGAGGAAGGGACAGGCCAGGCGGGAACGAAAGTCCTTGGCAAAGAGCCGCTTCTCTGGAAGAAGCCGCAGGGCCGCCTCCTTCCTTCCGAAATAACCCGCCCGGTGCCCGAAGGGTCCCTTTTCTGTCGGCTGCGGCCCGGCTGGTCctgcttctgggttttccttcTCCCGCCCGGCACAGCCGGTGCCGACTGAAGCGACCGGTCACGGACGCCCGGCGAACATGCCGCGCGGATTCCGCGCGCAGGTGTTGGAAACGAAGGCGACAGAATCGTGTGTTTATCGGTCGCGTTTACAGGTGATTCATCCGGCTTACAGTAAATAATAACGAAATTTGGGAGCTTATGCTTGCTTCGTTTTCTCAAAAAAGAAAACGACGCAAGCATAAAGCTACCAAATTCTGTGTTTAAAACCACGTCTTCTTCCTCTTACAATGTAAATTAAAATCCTGGCCGATGGAAGAATGAAAACCACCATTTCTTCTATTTACAATTAAAACCCCAATTCCACCGTAAAAACCGCCTTCAGCAGCCTGCTAGATGCCCCTATAGAAAAGGTCAAACGGCCTCCTTGGGCAGGGGGCTGAACACTTccgaggtgtgtgtgtgagagagaggggggaggccTTTTTGTGCTGCCTGGGGCCCCGATCTGGAGACTTTTAAGATCAAAACCAGCCCTTTGAGGTCGGCCCGAAACTCGAGGAGAGGATCAGTGGCGGCGCTGCTGGTCCCGCAGCCCGGCGCCGGGGAAATGGCCCCCAATCCAGTGGTGCCGATAGGAGCTCCCCGACGGCGGCCTTCCAGGCAGCGGCGCTTGGGTGCCGGAGAGCCAGCCGGCGGGCTGCGCGGGGAGGACCTCAGCCAGGGCCGCGCTCGGCTCTTTCTCGCGGGGCCTTCCGATCTGCCGCGGGAGCGCCGGCCTGGGGGCCTCGATCCACTTCCCGCTGCGGCGCTCCCGAACTCTCCCGGCCGCCCAAGGGGCGCTCTGCGGGTGGGCGCTGGCGCGGCTGCCCAGAGGTGGTGGGCCGATCCCGGGCGGCGGGCCCTGCGGGGGAAAGAGCCGAGCGCGGCCCCGGCTGAGGACCTCCGCCCGCCCCCCTTTGGTGGGCTCCCAGGCAGCGGCAGAAGGGGCCGAAGCGCGGCTGCCTGCGACGACGCCGCTGCCGTGGAGCTGCTGGGCACCGCTGGGCGCCGCGTCCCGGCTGCCCAAGGCGGCCCGCCGGTGGCACTGAGGAGGGCCCGGAGGAGGGCAAGTCCAGGCTGCGCTGCTCTCCTCCCAACTGACCCCGGCCCGCTGGCTGGACAGCCCCTGGGAGGCCGGGCAGGGGAGGGCGCCGGCGTCGGCCCTAGCCGGCCTTCCCGCGCCGGCTCGCCCGCTTTCCTGCCGGGCTgaagcagaggctgggagggCTCGGAGCTGCAGCGAAGGGCCGGCGCGGGGCGGGGGGCTCCAGCGGCAGAGCGAAGCCGCCTCCGGAGCAGCTCTTCTCCCGCCGCGCTGCCCCCCTACCGGCCGGCGGGGGAGGGGGCGCCTGAATCCCCGGCCCGGCCGAACAAAGGCCCTTtgaagccgccgccgccgccgcctttcaggccgcccgcccgcccgggaCAATTGCATTTGCATGGGCGGGCGCGGGGCTCTCCTCCCGGGGCGGCCGGCTCCTCAGCTGCTCGGGAAACCGCCGCGTGGAAATGGGGGCTTCGGGGGTGGCGGTCAAGGCGGTCAAGGGCACAGCGGACGTCTACGAGAGCggcggggggcaggggcaggggctggCCGGGCGCCGCGGCAGAAGTCCGCCCCACCAGCTCCCGGGGCCGACCGGGCGGCAAAGCCGTCTTTCCGGTCTTAACCGTTACGAAGATGAATTCAGAAACTTCGGCGTTGGGTTGGCTCAAAAGTCCCGCCGAGCAGGAATTTTTATGAGCCCTGGAATTAAAGACGATTAAAGGGAAACTCAGTGGCCAAAGGGCCGGTGCGCGCGGCCCTCGACAGCGGAAATTCTGCAATCCATTCCTActcatttctctttctctttctcttattatttctctTCCTATTattatttctctttctctttttattattattattattattattattattattattattattattattattattattgatactaCGCCTTCTCTCTCTTAAAGGCATTTCCTTGTATTAAGGGCATTTACTTGAGTTTGCTGCGGTGTTGGAAGGGAACGGGTCGCCTTCTGAATGTGTGAGtccaaattcacaacttcctttgggggattttgctttggaccaagGCGGCCTGTTTGTATCGCCCTTCGGCAGAAATTCGAGATTCCGAACCCAGAGCGGATTCGCCCGGCTCCAGACTCGGCGCTGATTTCTCGGGAGAATTACGCGCCTGCTCCGGCGTTTCCCACTCAAACCAACAGAAGTGGAAGGCGCTGGACTTTGGCCACAGGGGCCCCAACCCCAGAAACGTCGCTCCCTTCCCGGACAGAAATAACTGGGGCCCCCTTTCCGGgccgctcccccctccccgaaaGCTTGTATCCTGGGCTCAGACTGCAGCCGGGTCCGCGCTGGATCGGGCCCGGCTTCTGCGGCgcggtgggatttggggaaggctTCCCGGAGCCCGGACGGCCCGTCGCCTGGCCGTTCCTTGAAGCGCTCGGCCAGCCCGGCAGGTAGCGCCTCTCCCCGGGGAGAGCGCCGGGGAGGCTTCGCGGCAAGGCCGAGTCCCTTCGCGCTGCGGCAGGCAGGCGCCTGGACAGAGACTCGCCCCGCGGCCCGGCTGGCCTCGGGCGGACGAAGAGCGCAGGGAGGGCGGGGGCTTCGGCCCGGCTGGGTGCCGGCGAGAAAGAGGATCGGTACCCGCGCCTGGTCGCCCAACGGCCGGCGGAGAACGCGCAGGGCCCGCGCCAAAGGCGGCCCCGACCACGCAGAGCCCCAGCTCGTCGCAGGGGATTTCCTCCCAAGGAACAGCGGCCCAAATCCACCAGCACCTCTTTGGCCGCCTCCGTCGCTGGGCAGGCCGGGCCGTTTCGGGCTGCCAAAACCGAAAAGACCGGGCAGGACCTCTCGGGCCGACCCAGCCAGCGGGGCCGAAACCTTCGCAGGCTGCAGCCGGCAGACagtccgcctgcctgcctgcctgcctgcctggggcCTATTTCCACCCATCTCTTTGCGGCGATCCCGCGCGAGCCCAGCCGAGAAGCGGGCGGACGGGGCCAGCCAAGGGAGCCGCTTCTCCCGAGCTGGGCTGTCTGGAAGGCggtctggaaggggggggggatttggctTGTTCTGGTTCGCCTTAgcgccccccccttccccagacGCGGCGGGGCTTCGTGGGGCCCGGGCCCGGCCGCTGCTACCGAGCCGCCTTCCGGAAAGCAGCCGGGGACCGTCGTCAACGGAATCGGGGCCTTCCTTCCATTTGCCACTGAACGCGGCGTCGTTTCAAAGGGCCGCAGGGCGGTTCTCCTCCACGCTCCCTTCCGGTCActctccccgctgccccgggcaaGATCCGCGCACATCCAGGCGCCTCGGAACAGGACGCGGACCGCGGGCGATTCCTGCCCGAGCACCTTTCCCGGCCCGGCAGCGAGCAGCCCGCGAGCCTGGAGCCGGCCCCACCAAGTAGCCCGGGGGCCGCCGGCGCTCTGCTTGGCCTGCCGGCGGGAACAGCAACCCCAACAgcgggcaggggcaggggcaggggcagggggcagggcccaCCCGACCCGGGGCTCCCGGAAGCACCTGCCGCcctccgctgccgccgccgcgctcCAGCGAGAGACGCCAAGGCCGAGGGCAACCGGGGCGAAGCACCAGCGCAGGCCCTGGCCGCCCTCCGAGCCCTTCGAGAAAAGGGCCTGGCCGGCCTGGCCGCACCCCAGCGGGCCAAGGCGCAGAAGCGCCGCCCGGCCAGGCctcccagcccctgcctgcctgcccgcctgcctgcctgcctgcccgcctcccTGCGCGGCCGGCGCCTTACCTTGGAAGCGGTGGCCGAAGAAGCGGTTGCGGAGCACCCAGGGGTAGAAGTTGAGCGGGTCGCGCGGCTGCGGGCCGAAGAAGGGGTGCGGCGAGGGCGGCAGGGGCGaggcgcccagctggggcgggtGGACGGCCAGCGGCGGGTGGCTCACGGCCTCGGGGAAGAGCAGCTCCGGGCTGCCGTAGAGGGAgcgcccggcggcggcggcggcggcggcggagcccTGGAAGCCGTGGGCGAAGGCCTCGACGGCCGCGCTGGCCGGGTAGCCCAGGGCCGGCGGGCGCAGCGGCTCGTCGGCCAGCGGGTGGCTGTCCTTGCCCACCAGGGACTCGATGGTGAAGCAGCGCTTGGCCGCCGCCGGCGGGAACATGGCGCGCCTGCCCGAGGCCCCCTCGGGCGCGGGGCCGCCCCGACGGCCCGAGCCGGCAGCCCGGCGAGCCTCCCGAGGGCCCGGCTGGCGGCGAGCGAGCGCCGGGCGGCTGGGCGGGCGGCTGCGGGGaggcggccccggccccggcgctGCCACTCCGGCCCCTTCCCACGCGCGCTCCCCGCCGCCCCCTCCGCCCGCCCCATCCACCCGGTGCGCAGTGGGCGCGCTCGGCGGCGAGCCGTCCAGATAAGCCGCGCACCTGCCGGGCCGCCCCCTCTGATTGGCCGCGCTCACCTGCCCCGAGGTTGGGGAGGGCGCGGGAGGGCCGGGCGGGGCCGGGGCGGGGCGCAGGGAGTGGGGCCGCCAAGAGGCGGGCTGGAGCCCGGGagggaggcggcgcgccgccgctCCGATCCGCCTCTGGCTCCCCCTCCCGCAGCCCCCCgaccaggcaggggaggggagaagcggAGGGCGGAGGAAGGGAACGAGCCAGCCGCcgaggaaggaagcaaggagggAGACGCCCTCCGGGGCCGCTTTGCCGCGCTGGAGAGCCCGATCTGCCCGCCACCGCCGGCCAAGGAAGGCCGCCCGCCCCGGGACCAGCCGCAGGtaggttgcccagggcttccaggGGCAGCCCTCGGACACACCAAGCCCCTCGGCCAGAGAAACGGGCGAGGAGCCCATGCGGCGCTGGGGAGCCCAAATTCTGCCCGGGTCTTCCCCTTTGGGCTCCCAGACTGGCCCTGCCAGAAATGGGGCTTTAGGAAAGAGCGGCCGGAGGAGCCTGGCAggtgccccccaccccgccccatccCTCGCAGCAACCTCAGCCGCGCTTCTCCGAGGCTGTGCTGAGTCGGAACCAGAAGCGTTTCTTGACGGCCATCCAAGATCAGAGTTTTAAGgcaggtttggggtggggggagaaggagagagagagagcgcgcttgagaaagagagaaagagagaaagaaagaaaatgtgtgtcagagagagaaagagtgagagaaagaatgtgtgtgtgagagagggagagaaagaaagaaagaagtagagagagagaaagagagcttgagagagggggagaaagaaagaaagatagaagGATAAGTCGAGAGAGAAAATGtttgaaagagagagggagaaggaaagaaatgTAGAGTGcgcgtgagagagagaaagagagaaagaaagtgtatgagagagagaaagaaaatgagagaaagaGTGCTTGAGAAAGAAAGgaaatgtgtgtgagagaaagtgtgtgtgccagagagaaagaaaaagagtgaGAAAAAGAATGTGTGCGTGTGAGAGAAAGAGTTAGAGAAAGAAAGtgtatgagagagggagagagagagaaaaatgagagAGTGcttgagaaaaaaagagagagaaagaaagaaagaaagaaagaaagaaagaaagaaagaaagaaagaaagaaagaaagaaagaaagaatgtggGTGTGAGAAAGTGTATGTCAGAAAGAAAAAGTGAGAAAAAGAATGTGTGAGTGTGAGACAAaaagtgtgtgtatgagagagagaagagaaagaaagggagggagggagggaggaaggaagactGCGGGAGCGGAGGCTCCGGGTTCTGGGCCGGGGCGCCGCCTTCGCCGGCTCCTTTTGTGAGCGCGGCTCGCCGCCCTCCGCCCGGATTCCAgcgcccttcccccccccccgccagtgccAGGCCTCCCCCGCCGGCCCGGTCCGCTGCGGCGCGCCTCTTGGCCggggctgagccgggctggcTTCTCCCCGGGccgcttcctctctccctccctccctccctccctccccagcccgGAGCCCGCAGGCCGCTCAAGGGACTTCGGGGCGGTGCCGGGGCTCAGCCCGGCTTCTCCGGCCCAGGGCGAAGTCGGCTCGGAGGCTCTGGGGCCGGGGCCGGGAAGCCCGAGCGGGCTGTGAGCCCCGGGAGCCGAGAGGGCCTCCCCAGTGCCGCCGGGCTGGGCGGGCGAGCGCCCGCGGGAGGCCAAGGGGCGGTTCGGGGGAAGCCCCGGGGACGCCCCAGCCGGCCCGGCTGCCCAGCCCAGCGCCTCTCCCCGTCTGCCCCGCCGACGGCTGCGAAGGCCCGTCTGCGGGGCTGTGGAGCGaacgcccggcccggcccggctgCCGCTTGCTGGTGGCGCCGGGGGTCCCGCGGGGGGCTTCGGGCTCTTCTTTCCCGTCTAGTCGCCGCCGTTCGCGAGGAGAAAAGCCGCGCCGAGCGCCCCCGGGCCGGAATCGCCCGACGGACCCAGCTTCTGCCCCACTCGGGCGGCTGCCGGCTGCGGGGAGTTCCCTGGGCCGCCTCCTTTTGCCCGCGGCCTCCTGAGCGGAACCAGGCGTACGATCCGCCAGGCAGGGCTGCGCCGGGAGGCCGGTGGGGCCCGCGGCTGCCGGGCTTGggcttcctcaggggcaggagGGAGGTGGGGCGGGCGAGGCCCCGGCGCTTCGGTTCTACGGCGCTTCTCAGCCAGGAGGGGGAACGGAgagcccccgcccgcccgcccgcttcTCTCACCTGCGCTCCCGGTGGAGTCCAGGGTCCAGACTCGGGTTAGCCTGTCTGGGGAAGCAGGCCCAGCCCGGAGCCGGAGCCGCGGTGGAGCGGCGGTGGAGGCGGAGCAGGGCAAAACCGCGGCGAGGAGGGGAAAAGCGGAGGGTCAAGCCCGGGGCTCCCTCCCGGCGACGCCTGAGCGCCCCCGGCCTTCCCCGCCGGCCGTTCCTCCCTGGGCAGGCGAGCCGGTGGAATTCTAACACGCAGTCAGGCGGTCGGAATACTCGTCGCCACTCTTGCCGAAGCGAGCCGAGTCTCTCTCTGTCGCTGCTCGGCCCGggggaaccggggggggggggtcgcgtGGAGAGAAGCTTTaccgccccgccccccgccccgcgccCCTTAGCTGCGACTGGCCTGCCCCGAACCGGAATCAGGGGCAGCCTTTTCGACCCAGGCGGGGAAGAGAACCGGCGCCCGGCTCCAGGCCCCCCATCCGGGCACGGCCGCCCCAGAGCCCGAGCGCAGAACTTCAGCCCGGGCGCGCAGTGGCGAGCGAAGCAGAGCAGCTCTGGGGCCCCGGAGGGAGAAGGCGCCTCCGGCGCTGGAGGTGACTGCAGAAGCCGGGGGAGAGAGGCCGGCAGGAGGGCCCGGCCTGCTTCGAGGAATTCTTCTTCTCCCGGGGCTCCCGCGAAGGGTCTCTCGGGAGAAGGGGCCAGCTGGACCCTCCAGCCGAGGCCGGGAGGCCGGGAGAGAAGCCCACCGCCCCTTCCGGCCCAGGGAAAGcgccccggcccggcccggcctctCGGCTGCAGCCCCCGCCCCAGCCTGGGCCTGGAGGAgggtgggagagcagagcaggttTCTGCCTTCGGGGAGGGCCCGGAGCCCGGCTGGGAAAGCAACCCGGGAGTTCCTTGAGAAAGTGGAGGGACCTGGGGGGCAAAGGTGCTGGGATTTTTACACGTGTcgttctcttcagtcatgaaagagtcgATTTGTTTAAGTTTCGGTAGAGACGACTAGTTTGCACAGACCAGTTCGATGTGGCGTTGGGGCAAAAGCGGAGCTGCCTAGGAGGGGTTATTGGCCGGCCGGTTTTGTTGGGGGCAATCGGCATTCTGTCCTGTTCTCAGTGAGTTCGGCCAGTTACCTCGAGAGCCTCAGGATGGGGGAGCCCAGTTCGGCGTTCTTTATTTTCTCTCCAGTGTACCTGATTTCCCCCCTACGTGTAGTAGACACTTATCCTAGGAGCGGGACACACACACGTGTCGGTGACTCTTCAGCAGCTGGGCACATCCTGCTCCGCGACATGCGTATCCAACAAAAGGTGACCCGGCGGCAGACGTGATATCAGTGGACTTCTTTCCCACCGGTCTCTCACCAAGGACTCCTCCTGGGCAAGCAGTCTTGGGGCCAGAGGCAGATCCTCCCGTGGGTTAAGGACTGGTTGGTTGGACCGAAGGAAGAAGAGAGCGGGAAGAAATGGGCCGTTTTCCCACTGGAGGGAAGTGAGCAGGGCGTCGAAGGTGCTGCCGTTTCATTTGTTCATAAGTGATCCAAACCGGGTATGAGAAGTGTAGTGGCCACGTCTGTAGATGGCAGGGTGGGGGAAACTAACGCCCCAGGAGGATCgccacaaaatggggggggggcacaacgcGGCACTTTACAGGCGCATGTAA includes:
- the EMX1 gene encoding homeobox protein EMX1 yields the protein MFPPAAAKRCFTIESLVGKDSHPLADEPLRPPALGYPASAAVEAFAHGFQGSAAAAAAAGRSLYGSPELLFPEAVSHPPLAVHPPQLGASPLPPSPHPFFGPQPRDPLNFYPWVLRNRFFGHRFQGGEVPQESLLLHGPFARKPKRIRTAFSPSQLLRLERAFEKNHYVVGAERKQLAGSLSLSETQVKVWFQNRRTKYKRQKLEEEGPESDQKKKGSHHINRWRIATKQSSGEDIDVTSND